One Anaerolineae bacterium genomic window, ATTGTGGTGGGGATTGGCATTCCCTCGTTAGTGGTTACCATTGGCACTCAGTTTTTCTGGCGCGGGGCAGTTTTGGTGCTTTTGGGCGGTAAAGGTAATACGTTGGTTGAGGCCAAAGATAGCTTGCTGCGTGAAGTGCTGGTGGGCAAAATTGGCATTATCCCGGTGCAAATGATTTGGCTGATCATCATTGCCGTCTGCACCTGGTTCCTGTTGAATCGGCATAAATTTGGGGCGCAGATTTATGTGATCGGCGATAATAAAAATACGGCAGAACTGATGGGCATAAACACTAAAGTGACCCGCATGCTGGTGTTTGCCCTGGTGGGAATGGCCGCGGCCTTTGCCGGTATTCTGGCCAGTTTGCACGTTTCCTTTTTTTGGCCTTCTTTGGGTGATGGTTATTTGTTAAAAACCCTGGCGGCGGTTTTTTTGGGCGGCACGTCGGTGTTTGGTGGGGTTGGCACCATTTTGGGCACGTTCATTGGCAGTTTTATCATTGGCGCTATTGAGGCCGCCATTGTAGCCGTTGGCCTAACCGGCTTTTGGACCCAACTAATTTACGGCCTCATTATTATTCTGTCGGTTTCTATGCACGCCATCTTACGTAGAAGGTTGGGTTAAAAACAAAAGGGAAAGTCATGAAACACCGCCAGCGAGTCCTCATGGCTCTCAACCATGAACCGCCCGATAGATGACCCTTGCAAATCAGCTTCACTCTGAAAAAGTGGCATTGATCAATTCTCCAGGGGGCAAAACGAGCAACCATGGAAACGGTTCTCAAGGGAACAAAAAGCGTTGTTCATATCGCGCCCAATAAACCAACCGTGGTCATCGGCCAGCGCGTCAGCCCTAACCGGCGCAAACGGCCTGTAGACGGCTCCGGCGCGGATCATATTGATATTGCCAAAAATGAAATACTGGCCCAGGTTTCGGCCGGCGCCGACGTGGTTGATGTAGACGTGGATGTTCCCTTTGCGGAACAGGTGGACCTGCTGCCCCGGCTGGTAGAGACGGCGCAGCAAGCGGTAGAAGTGCCCCTTAGCATTAATACCCCCCACCCCGCGGCGCTGGCTGCCGCGCTCAAGGTTTATCAGGGCAAACCATTGGTCAATGGGGTCAGCGGCGCCAAGAAGTCGTTGAGCCAAATTTTACCCCTGGTCGCCCGGTACGGTGCGGCAGTGATTGGCTTGTGCCGGGATGAAAACGGCCTGCCTGACGACCCCTACCAACGGCTGGAGATTGCCGGCAATATTGTGGAGCAAGCCGAGGGTTTGGGTATTCCCCGGGAGGATGTTTTGATCAACTGCCTCACCTCGCCGGTGGAAACTAATCCACAGGCTGCCTTGCTTACGCTGGAAACCATTCGGTTGGTCAGAACCGAACTGGGCGTCAATCTAACCCTCAATATCGGCGACATTTCCGCCGAATTGCCCAAACCCGGCACGCTGCACCAGGCGTTTTTGACGGCGGCTATTTTGGAGGGGGTCAACGCGCCTGTGGTTGAAGTATCTCCCGCCAGGCAAAACATTCTGGCCGTTGATGTGCTGCTGGGCCAGGATGAACGCATGCTGCGGTACATCCAGTATTATCACTTCCGCCGGAGTGGCATGAGAAGTTTGGTGGATTGGGAGTTGGTAGGTTAGCTTCCCCTGACCCCCCTATTTCCCCAAATCCCGACTGGCTTTTTGAATAGCCTTAATCATAAGCCGGTGTTCGGTGGCGTGGACTCTGGCGGCGTAGGTTTCCAGGGTATCATCCGGCAGAATGGACACCGGCGCCTGGCTGATTACTGCCCCCCGATCCACTGCGGGGATGACGTAATGTACCATGCAGCCGCCGCGTTCAATTTCTCCCTTTTGATAGGCGGCAAAAGCCCATTCAATGCCCCCTACCCCCACAAACGTGTTGGGAAGAGCAGGGTGCAGATTAATGACCCGGTTGGGAAAATGGTCTAAAAAAGCCGGGCTGAAAATGTGCATCCACCCGGCCAGCACAATCAAATCGGGGTGGTAGGAGCTGACCAACCTGGCCAGATCGGCGTCGTACTCTGCTCTACTTTTTCCGGCCTCACGATAGGGTTTGAAGGGAAAGTAGAGCGTGGGCATGCCCGCTTTTTGGGCGCGGGTCAGGCCGTAAGCGTTTTTGCGGTTTGACACTACTAATACCACTTTGGCCTTTAACTTGCCTTCAACCGAGGCGTCTAAAATAGCCTGTAAATTGGAACCGGAGCCGGAGATAAAAACGGCAAGTTTTTTCACTACTGCTTTGTCCTTTCATTTTTTTCTATCGTCCATACCATTACAAAGAAGCCATAAACTGCCGAATTTATTCTGTTGTTCTTGTCTTGTTTTCAAAAGGCCTAACAAAAGGGGAAGTTGGCCCACGTTTTCGAGAAATTCATAAACCGCGTATCCCCTGAAAGCATCTTTTGGCGTTACGCCGGACAAAACAGCCACAAACGGAATCGCGGCTCGCGCGGCGGTTTCCGCATCCGTAATACTGTCGCCAACGTAAAGCGAGTCTGCCGGAGCACAGCCCAGCTTATCCAACGCCATTTGCAGACCTTCAGGGTTGGGCTTGTGGTTGGCTACGTCTTCACCGCCAATGATTACATCAAATGAATCGGCCAAACCTTCACGCGCCAAAACAGTTTTGATGCGACGCCGGAACTTGGTAGAAACAATGCTTAATTTGAGGCCGCGTTTTTTGAGGGCAGTAACGGTAGGGGGCACTGTCGAAAAAAGAGCTGTCAAATCCGCCATTACTTCATCGGCTTGTTGCAAAAATAAACGCACAAAGGTGTTGCTTTGGGCAACGTCGTTTTGGCCGGTCAATATTTGAAACGTATCCGGCAAAGATAAGCCGATGGTCCGGCAGGCCCGCTCCTCAGAAACTTCCGGTAATCCCAGGTTAGTGAGGGCGAAGTTAATACATTCCACCACTCCCTGGCTGGAGTCCGCCAGGGTGTAGTCAAAATCAAAAAGAATGGCTTCAGGTAATTGTTTTATAAAAAACTCAAGGTTTTCACTCATTGGATGATGATTTCTGTTTTGCCTCCAACAATTTTACCGACGACGTACAATTCGGGCAGCGCCGCTTGCGCCGCTGCCACTTCCTCTGGCGACACCACTACCAGCATGCCCAGACCCATATTGAAAACGTGAAACATCTCCTCCGGGAGAATGTTGCCTTCATTTTGAATTAAGCCAAAGATGGGTGGTTCCGGCCAAACGCCGCGCTTAATAACCGCGCCCACGCCCTTAGGCAGAATGCGAGGCAGGTTATCCACAATACCCCCGCCGGTGATGTGAGCCAATCCTCGGATTTCCACGCCGACCCTCCACAACTGTTGTATTGGCGGCAAGTAGGAGCGATGTACCTCTAACAGCGCTTCTCCAATTGAACACCCTAATGCTGGATGCCTGGTTTGCCAATCAAACTTGGCTAAAACCTGGCGGGCCAGGGAATAGCCGTTGGTGTGTAGGCCGGTTGACGGGAGACCCAAAATCACATCGCCCGCTTCAATTTTTGCCCCATCAATGATTTTTTCCCGTTCCACCACGCCAATCACCGTGCCCACCAGGTCAAACTCGCCTGGCCGGTAAACGCCGGGCATTTCGGCGGTTTCGCCGCCCAAGAGCGCGCAGCCCGCTTGTTGGCAGGCCATGGCCACGCCATGCACCAGCATGGCCGTTTCGGCCGGGTCCAATTGGGCCGAAGCTACGTAGTCAAGAAAAAACAGCGGCTGCGCGCCCTGCACCAAAATGTCGTTAACACAGTGATTGACAATGTCCTGCCCCACCGTGTCCCAGCGTTTCAACCGCGAGGCCACTTTGGTTTTGGTTCCCACCCCGTCGGTGGATGCCACCAGCACCGGCGACTGCATCCCCTGCAACCGGCTCGCCGCGTACAGGCCGCCAAACGCGCCCAGCCCGGCCAGCACTTCCGGCCCGTAGGTAGCCCGCACCGATTCCTTCATCAATTCCATGGCCCGCTGCCCGGCTTTAATATCCACCCCGGCTTGAGCGTAAGCGCTTTTTTTCATCGTCTAACTATCCCCTGTTTCGTTTGACCAACAACCGATGACCAACGACGAACGACCAATGACCAAATTTCGTCGTTGGTCGTTGGTCGTTTATTGATCATTGCCGGTGATTGAGGCCAATGTCCCGCCGAAAGTGAGCGCCCTCAAAATCAATCCGGGCGATGCCGGCGTAGGCCCGGTTCAGGGCCGTTGTTAAATTGTCCCCCACCGCGCTGACCGCCAGCACCCGCCCGCCGGACGTCACAACGCCGTCTGAGGTTTGGACCGTGCCCGCGTGAAACACTACTGTGTTTTCCAGGGCGGCGGCCCAATCTAACCCCCTGATCGGCAGATTCCGGGGATAACTACCCGGATACCCCGGCGAGGCCATCACCAGCGTGGCGCACGCGCCGGGCCGCCAGCGGACTTCAACCTGGTCCAGGCGTCCCTCAATGCACGCTTGCGAGATTTCAAACAGGTCGGTTTCCAGGAGAGGCAAAACGGCCTGGGTTTCGGGATCGCCGTAGCGGCAGTTGAATTCTAAAACTTTGGGGCCGTCGTCGGTTAACATTAGCCCGGCGTACAGCACGCCCATGTAGGGGCAGCCACGCTCGGCCATGCCGGTGACGGTTGGCTGCAAGATGGTTTGGCACACCGTCTCAATAAATTGGGGCGTTATGTCTGGAGCGGGCGCATAAGTCCCCATCCCGCCGGTGTTAGGCCCCTGGTCGTTGTCAAAAACCCGTTTGTGGTCGCGGGCGGGGATGAGGGGGACAATGGTATAACCATCGCTCCAGGCCAGAATAGAGATTTCCGGCCCATTGAGCCGTTCTTCAATGACCACTTTGTCGCCGGATTTACCAAAGGCTCGCTCAACCATTACTTTGTGCAGGGCGGCTTGCGCCTCGGCGATGGTGTCGCAAATCAGCACTCCTTTGCCGGCGGCCAGGCCATTGGCTTTAACCACCACCTGATACTCCACCTGCTGCAAATAGTCGCGGGCGGCCTGATAATTGTCAAAAATGGCGTAGTCGCCGGTGGGGATGTGGCGCTGGCGCATAAAGTCTTTGGCAAACGCCTTAAAGGCTTCCAGTTGAGCCGCCTCGTGGGTTGGCCCAAAAATGGCCAGGCCCGAGGCATGGAAGATGTCCACAATACCCGCGGCCAGCGCCGCTTCCGGCCCCACTACGGTCAGGTCAATTTCTTTGCGCCGGGCAAAGGCCACCAGAGCCGGCAGGTCGCCCACCTCAATGGGAACGTTTTCCGCGGCAGCGCGGGGTTGCAGGCCGGTAGCTGATGGATTAGCGGGCCAGGTTGTGCCGGCGTTGCCGGGGGCCACGTAAACCTGCTTCACCTGAGGGGATCGGGCCAAAGCCCAGGCCAGCGTGTGTTCTCGACCGCCTGAGCCAACGACCAGCACAGTTTTTTGGGCCATACTCACTCCTTTCTTTGCCTTACAAATTTAAATTTGCCGCTTTAACCTTATCGGCCATGGTTTGGGCGTAGGCGACAAGTCGCCCTGTTAAATCTGGATGTTTTATGGCCAAAATTCGGGCCGCCAGTAATCCGGCGTTTTTGGCCCCGTCAATACCAACGGTGGCCACGGGGATGCCGCTGGGCATTTGCACAATAGAGAGCAGGGAGTCCAACCCCTGTAAGACCGGAGACCTGACCGGCACGCCAATCACCGGCAGCGTGGTCAGGCTGGCCATCACTCCGGGCAGGTGGGCGGCTCCGCCCGCGCCGCCAATGAGCACTTCAATGCCCCGCTGGGGGGCGGAGCCGACATACGCCTGCACCAGGTCCGGCGTGCGGTGCGCCGAAGCGATTTTCATCTCATTGGCCACCCCCAGCGAGTCCAAAATTTCCGCAGCCCCTCTCATTACCTCCAAATCCGAGGCGCTGCCCATCACAATGCCTACCAGCGGTTTATCAACCATCATTTGTTATTATCCTTGTCAGCTAGAGCGTGTTGATATTTCGGGTTCGGAATGACACATTTGAACAAATATCAACAGCACCAATTGTTGCCAAAATCAATCATTCACAATTAATCATTCACCATTCACCATTCACAATTAATCAGCCCCACATCTCCTCAAACATCAACTTCTCCCGGTTTTCGTCAAACAGCCATTCGGGAATGGGCAGGGGATAATCGCCGGAGAAGCAGGCGGCGCAGTGGCCGGTTTGTGCGGCGGGTAAGGCTTCTCGGACGGCGGCGGTCATGCCGGCCAGGCTTAGATAAGCCAGGGAGTCGGCCCCAATCCGCTGCCGGATACCTTCAATATCCAGCTTGTGGCCGATGAGTTGGGAGTAGGTGGCCATGTCCACCCCCATAAAGCAGGGATGGCGCACCGGCGGCGACGAGACCCGCACGTGCACTTCTGCCGCCCCACCTTCGCGCATAAGCTGGACCATTGGCCCGGCCGTGTTGCCCCGCACAATCGAGTCGTCAACCAGCACCACCCGTTTGCCCTTTAAGTTGCCGGTTAATGGATTGTACTTGAGATGAACGCCGATTTGCCGCAGCGTATCATCCGGCTCAATAAAGGTGCGGCCAATGTAGCGATTTTTGGTGAGACCCTCGGTGTAGGGCAAGCCGGACTCCAGGCTGTAGCCAATGGCCGCGGGTGTGGCCGAGTCGGGCACGCCCACCACAATGTCGGCTTCGGCGGGCGCTTCGCGGGCCAGTTGCGCGCCCAAACGCTGGCGGACCGTGTGAATGACCTGGCCTTCCAGAATGGAGTCGGGCCGGGCAAAGTAGACGTATTCAAAAATGCACAGGGCGCGTTTGGCCGGCTCGCGGCCTGTAAAAGAAGTGGCGCCCCGGCTGTCCAGGCGTAAAATCTCGCCCGGTTTGACTTCGCGCAAGTATTTTGCGCCAATGGTCAGTAGAGCGCAAGATTCCGAGGCGACGACGTGACCGCCGCCGGGCAGTTGGCCCAGGCACAGGGGCCGCAAGCCGTAAGGGTCGCGGATGGCATAAACAGCGTCCCGGGTTAAAATGACCAGCGAATAGGCGCCTTCGGCCACTTCCAGCAAAACTTGCAGCCGGGCTACCCACTGGTCGGCGTCGGTTGAAGTTTTGCCGTTTTCCCCGGTCCAGGCTTGCACGGGGGCGGCCAGCGTTTGGGTGATCACTTCGCTATCGGTGGTGGACGACAGCCCTACGCCCCGCGCCAGTAGCGACCGCCGGAGTTGCCGGGCGTTGGTCAGGTTGCCGTTATGGGCCACCCCCAACGGCCCGTGAATGGTCTCGATCAGGTAAGGCTGGACATTCCGCAGGTGCGAGGCGCCGGTGGTGGAGTAGCGGGTGTGGCCGATGGCCAGGTGCCCTTGCAGAGGCCGCAGGTTGTCTTCATTGAATACCTGGGCCACCAGGCCCATGCCTTTGTGGCTGTAGGCCGCCCGTCCGTCGGTGGTGGCGATGCCGGCGCTTTCTTGCCCCCGGTGTTGCAGGGCGTAGAGGCCAAAAAAAGTCAGGCGGGCCACATCGCGGCCGGGAGCGTAGAGGCCAAACACGCCGCACGCTTCGCGGGGACCTTCTTGAAGCCAGTTTTCACACATCACAACCTTCTTTCTGTTTTTTCAATCAACGAGAACGCAGCGTTTTAAGGTTACGGGCAATGCGTTCTACCGCAGGCTCTTCACCGGGGATAAATTCCTGGCCGGTGAGTTGCTCAAAGGCATTGAGGTACAGTGTGGCCATGTGGGCGATAAAATCGTTGGGCATGGTGGGCGCTTCGCTCTCGCCCCGGTAGCCTTGATCAACAAACCATTGCCGCAGCACTTCTTTGTCAAACTTTTCCGGTTCCTGGCCGGGTTGGTAGGAGTCCAATACCCAAAAACGGCTGGAGTCGGGCGTGTGAAATTCGTCAATCAGGGTCAGTTTGCCGTTAACCAGGCCAAACTCGTATTTGGTGTCAACCAGGATCAAGCCGGCTTTTTCGGCCACTTGTTGGCCCCGGTCAAACAGGGCCAGGGCCACTTCTTCTACTTTTTCCCAGAGCGGCGGGGCCACCAGGCCCTGGCCGATGATCTCGTCGCGGGTCAGCTGCTCATCGTGGCCGCCGTATTCGGCTTTGGTGGTGGGCGTGATGATGGGGTGGGGCAATTGATCGTTTTTTTGGAGACCATTGGGCAGGGGGATGCCGTAGGGCCGGCGGTCGCCTTGGGCGTACAGCGTCCACAGGGAAGTTTTGCTAACGCCGGTAATGTAGCCCCGCACCACCACTTCCACCGGCAACGGCGCGGCGTTTTGGGCAATCGTGACGTTGGGGTCGGGCACGTCCAGCACGTGGTTGTTGACAATGTCCCGGGTTTGGGCAAACCACCAGGCGCTAAGTTGATTGAGCACCTGCCCCTTGAAAGGGATAAAACCCAGCACCCGGTCAAAGGCCGAAACCCGGTCGGTGGTGATGAGGATGCGTTTGCCCTGGTAAGCGTAACTATCGCGCACTTTGCCCGGCTGTTTGGGTCCAAAAGCGGGCAGGTCAACGGTTTTAATTACGTTTGGAATAGCTTGAATTAAATCTTGATGCGTGAACATATAGCCTACCTTTACAGAATTTGTTAGTTCTTTTGGGTTTCTATGGTTACGCCCGTTTGATTCCGTTCTGAAACAAACGCAAACCGTTCCACCCGCTTTCGCCGCGCCGCCAGCGCGGATGCTGCCAGGGGAAAACGTGATCTTCGGGATGCGGCATCAGGCCCAGCACATTGCCGGCCGGATTGCACAGGCCCGCAATGCCTGCCGTCGAGCCGTTGGGGTTCAAGGGATAATCAGCGGGCGAACCGTCGGCGTTGACGTAGGTTAAGGCGTTCAGGTTGTTGGCCCGGAGGGTTTGTAAAA contains:
- the purD gene encoding phosphoribosylamine--glycine ligase, which translates into the protein MAQKTVLVVGSGGREHTLAWALARSPQVKQVYVAPGNAGTTWPANPSATGLQPRAAAENVPIEVGDLPALVAFARRKEIDLTVVGPEAALAAGIVDIFHASGLAIFGPTHEAAQLEAFKAFAKDFMRQRHIPTGDYAIFDNYQAARDYLQQVEYQVVVKANGLAAGKGVLICDTIAEAQAALHKVMVERAFGKSGDKVVIEERLNGPEISILAWSDGYTIVPLIPARDHKRVFDNDQGPNTGGMGTYAPAPDITPQFIETVCQTILQPTVTGMAERGCPYMGVLYAGLMLTDDGPKVLEFNCRYGDPETQAVLPLLETDLFEISQACIEGRLDQVEVRWRPGACATLVMASPGYPGSYPRNLPIRGLDWAAALENTVVFHAGTVQTSDGVVTSGGRVLAVSAVGDNLTTALNRAYAGIARIDFEGAHFRRDIGLNHRQ
- the purE gene encoding 5-(carboxyamino)imidazole ribonucleotide mutase translates to MMVDKPLVGIVMGSASDLEVMRGAAEILDSLGVANEMKIASAHRTPDLVQAYVGSAPQRGIEVLIGGAGGAAHLPGVMASLTTLPVIGVPVRSPVLQGLDSLLSIVQMPSGIPVATVGIDGAKNAGLLAARILAIKHPDLTGRLVAYAQTMADKVKAANLNL
- the purN gene encoding phosphoribosylglycinamide formyltransferase; this encodes MKKLAVFISGSGSNLQAILDASVEGKLKAKVVLVVSNRKNAYGLTRAQKAGMPTLYFPFKPYREAGKSRAEYDADLARLVSSYHPDLIVLAGWMHIFSPAFLDHFPNRVINLHPALPNTFVGVGGIEWAFAAYQKGEIERGGCMVHYVIPAVDRGAVISQAPVSILPDDTLETYAARVHATEHRLMIKAIQKASRDLGK
- a CDS encoding dihydropteroate synthase gives rise to the protein METVLKGTKSVVHIAPNKPTVVIGQRVSPNRRKRPVDGSGADHIDIAKNEILAQVSAGADVVDVDVDVPFAEQVDLLPRLVETAQQAVEVPLSINTPHPAALAAALKVYQGKPLVNGVSGAKKSLSQILPLVARYGAAVIGLCRDENGLPDDPYQRLEIAGNIVEQAEGLGIPREDVLINCLTSPVETNPQAALLTLETIRLVRTELGVNLTLNIGDISAELPKPGTLHQAFLTAAILEGVNAPVVEVSPARQNILAVDVLLGQDERMLRYIQYYHFRRSGMRSLVDWELVG
- the purF gene encoding amidophosphoribosyltransferase, which encodes MCENWLQEGPREACGVFGLYAPGRDVARLTFFGLYALQHRGQESAGIATTDGRAAYSHKGMGLVAQVFNEDNLRPLQGHLAIGHTRYSTTGASHLRNVQPYLIETIHGPLGVAHNGNLTNARQLRRSLLARGVGLSSTTDSEVITQTLAAPVQAWTGENGKTSTDADQWVARLQVLLEVAEGAYSLVILTRDAVYAIRDPYGLRPLCLGQLPGGGHVVASESCALLTIGAKYLREVKPGEILRLDSRGATSFTGREPAKRALCIFEYVYFARPDSILEGQVIHTVRQRLGAQLAREAPAEADIVVGVPDSATPAAIGYSLESGLPYTEGLTKNRYIGRTFIEPDDTLRQIGVHLKYNPLTGNLKGKRVVLVDDSIVRGNTAGPMVQLMREGGAAEVHVRVSSPPVRHPCFMGVDMATYSQLIGHKLDIEGIRQRIGADSLAYLSLAGMTAAVREALPAAQTGHCAACFSGDYPLPIPEWLFDENREKLMFEEMWG
- a CDS encoding HAD-IA family hydrolase; amino-acid sequence: MSENLEFFIKQLPEAILFDFDYTLADSSQGVVECINFALTNLGLPEVSEERACRTIGLSLPDTFQILTGQNDVAQSNTFVRLFLQQADEVMADLTALFSTVPPTVTALKKRGLKLSIVSTKFRRRIKTVLAREGLADSFDVIIGGEDVANHKPNPEGLQMALDKLGCAPADSLYVGDSITDAETAARAAIPFVAVLSGVTPKDAFRGYAVYEFLENVGQLPLLLGLLKTRQEQQNKFGSLWLLCNGMDDRKK
- a CDS encoding phosphoribosylaminoimidazolesuccinocarboxamide synthase — its product is MFTHQDLIQAIPNVIKTVDLPAFGPKQPGKVRDSYAYQGKRILITTDRVSAFDRVLGFIPFKGQVLNQLSAWWFAQTRDIVNNHVLDVPDPNVTIAQNAAPLPVEVVVRGYITGVSKTSLWTLYAQGDRRPYGIPLPNGLQKNDQLPHPIITPTTKAEYGGHDEQLTRDEIIGQGLVAPPLWEKVEEVALALFDRGQQVAEKAGLILVDTKYEFGLVNGKLTLIDEFHTPDSSRFWVLDSYQPGQEPEKFDKEVLRQWFVDQGYRGESEAPTMPNDFIAHMATLYLNAFEQLTGQEFIPGEEPAVERIARNLKTLRSR
- a CDS encoding phosphoribosylformylglycinamidine cyclo-ligase, with translation MKKSAYAQAGVDIKAGQRAMELMKESVRATYGPEVLAGLGAFGGLYAASRLQGMQSPVLVASTDGVGTKTKVASRLKRWDTVGQDIVNHCVNDILVQGAQPLFFLDYVASAQLDPAETAMLVHGVAMACQQAGCALLGGETAEMPGVYRPGEFDLVGTVIGVVEREKIIDGAKIEAGDVILGLPSTGLHTNGYSLARQVLAKFDWQTRHPALGCSIGEALLEVHRSYLPPIQQLWRVGVEIRGLAHITGGGIVDNLPRILPKGVGAVIKRGVWPEPPIFGLIQNEGNILPEEMFHVFNMGLGMLVVVSPEEVAAAQAALPELYVVGKIVGGKTEIIIQ
- a CDS encoding ABC transporter permease, giving the protein MSSIIENPEVKQDLPTPPAAFNLAKFLSTYGPQLGIIGVFVLGWLFFIVAAPETFLSPQIYLAFMSTIPFFAIVALPLTMAVIAGEMDLSFPSIMAIGMVAFIGVFKATGSVLLALLAGLVTGFLAGTLNGVIVVGIGIPSLVVTIGTQFFWRGAVLVLLGGKGNTLVEAKDSLLREVLVGKIGIIPVQMIWLIIIAVCTWFLLNRHKFGAQIYVIGDNKNTAELMGINTKVTRMLVFALVGMAAAFAGILASLHVSFFWPSLGDGYLLKTLAAVFLGGTSVFGGVGTILGTFIGSFIIGAIEAAIVAVGLTGFWTQLIYGLIIILSVSMHAILRRRLG